In the genome of Lacerta agilis isolate rLacAgi1 chromosome 2, rLacAgi1.pri, whole genome shotgun sequence, one region contains:
- the LOC117042379 gene encoding uncharacterized protein LOC117042379 produces the protein MMIGVAFFWAFSGMTSAVPISSAHSWVNATINQTVQLPFSLQPPSPSWEFLHITWDFIAGNRNVPVLAYIVDNCSGTALKWWGKECRTNKLVAEMYQQRADVLKNGTLVLHRVGLHDAGVYLATIKSTDLRLHATVNLTVTEGMTSTVHTPTAHTLVNATINQTEVSTSTSTVGAESLTQEKLRCKHKGAGSLTQKKLSIENMVRMVLGGLLLCFLGLLIVGHFCTVDGSITQGRKTVGHPGKSIIDWI, from the exons ATGATGATCGGTGTGGCATTCTTCTGGGCTTTCTCAG GCATGACATCAGCAGTGCCCATCTCCTCAGCTCACAGTTGGGTCAATGCTACTATCAACCAGACTGTTCAGTTACCCTTCTCCCTTCAGCCTCCCAGTCCTTCATGGGAATTCCTCCACATCACATGGGATTTTATCGCCGGCAACAGAAATGTCCCTGTCCTTGCATACATTGTAGACAATTGCAGTGGAACAGCCCTCAAATGGTGGGGGAAAGAATGTCGTACTAACAAACTGGTCGCTGAGATGTATCAGCAGCGGGCAGACGTTCTCAAGAATGGCACACTAGTGCTTCATCGCGTGGGGCTTCACGATGCGGGGGTGTACCTCGCGACAATTAAATCCACGGATTTGAGACTGCATGCGACAGTAAATCTCACCGTGACTGAAG GCATGACATCAACAGTGCACACCCCCACAGCTCACACTTTGGTCAATGCTACTATCAACCAGACTGAAG TTTCCACCTCCACATCTACTGTAGGAGCAGAATCATTAACCCAGGAAAAACTCAGATGCAAACATAAAG GAGCCGGATCATTAACCCAGAAAAAACTCAGCATTGAGAATATGGTTCGGATGGTTTTGGGTGGCCTCCTCCTGTGTTTCCTTGGGCTCTTGATAGTAGGT CATTTTTGCACAGTGGATGGAAGCATCACTCAGGGAAGGAAGACAGTGGGCCATCCTGGGAAATCCATCATTGACTGGATCTGA